A section of the Patescibacteria group bacterium genome encodes:
- a CDS encoding polymer-forming cytoskeletal protein encodes MKKTTLLAGLVLLFLPFTVSAYSIKTDDSVYVPKSETIEGNLYAAGANVTIEGKVTGDVFCAGQAINISGEVAGDVICAGQSISVSGNVGGSLRAVGNSINLSGKVSRNVMAFGASILSSASSSVGWDMMTFGAFGQIAGNVGRDLYGGLGQASLSGQIGKNVNLNFGQQNKKSDKPALILTGTAVIGGDVKYTSNQEATIENGAVVKGEVIHNFPKITAKKSGANGIGWWWGKIISLFSALVLGLVLISFWREQIIKITDLMLKKVGPSLGWGVLALLLTPIAAIILLITIIGIPLSLILMALWLIAMYVSKILAGILIGRSFLSNYWLKQKDSLILAMIIGIIIAYLIFALPIIGSFVALLAVLWGLGGILLALKNK; translated from the coding sequence ATGAAAAAAACAACTCTTCTCGCCGGTTTAGTTCTTCTGTTCCTGCCCTTCACGGTTTCAGCTTACAGTATTAAAACCGATGACTCGGTTTATGTTCCAAAAAGCGAAACCATTGAAGGCAATCTCTACGCGGCCGGAGCCAACGTAACCATTGAAGGCAAAGTCACGGGCGACGTCTTCTGCGCCGGGCAAGCCATTAATATTTCCGGCGAAGTCGCCGGCGATGTTATCTGCGCCGGGCAATCAATCAGCGTTAGCGGCAATGTCGGCGGCAGCTTGCGCGCGGTCGGCAATTCCATTAATTTAAGCGGTAAAGTCAGCCGCAACGTTATGGCTTTCGGCGCTTCCATTTTATCATCCGCCAGTTCATCGGTTGGCTGGGATATGATGACTTTTGGCGCTTTCGGGCAAATCGCGGGCAATGTCGGCCGCGACCTTTATGGCGGCCTGGGCCAAGCTTCCCTTTCCGGACAAATTGGCAAAAATGTTAATTTAAATTTCGGCCAACAAAATAAAAAATCCGATAAACCGGCTTTAATTTTGACCGGCACGGCTGTAATCGGCGGCGACGTTAAATATACCTCTAACCAAGAAGCGACCATAGAAAACGGCGCGGTTGTTAAAGGCGAAGTCATCCATAACTTTCCCAAAATAACCGCTAAAAAATCCGGCGCGAACGGCATAGGCTGGTGGTGGGGAAAAATAATTTCCTTATTTTCCGCGTTAGTTTTAGGCTTGGTTTTAATCAGCTTCTGGCGCGAGCAGATTATTAAAATTACCGATTTAATGTTAAAAAAGGTCGGTCCGAGTTTAGGCTGGGGCGTTTTAGCTTTATTATTAACGCCTATCGCGGCGATTATTTTATTAATTACCATTATCGGCATTCCTCTGTCTTTGATTTTAATGGCGCTCTGGTTAATCGCCATGTACGTCAGTAAAATTTTAGCCGGCATTTTAATCGGCCGCAGTTTTTTAAGCAACTATTGGCTCAAGCAAAAAGACTCTTTGATTTTAGCCATGATTATCGGCATCATCATAGCCTATTTGATTTTCGCCTTGCCGATTATCGGCTCCTTCGTAGCGCTTTTAGCCGTACTTTGGGGCCTGGGCGGAATTTTATTGGCGCTAAAAAATAAATAA
- a CDS encoding tRNA uridine(34) 5-carboxymethylaminomethyl modification radical SAM/GNAT enzyme Elp3, producing MTIKDKQKKIKAISELLSKKISSRAELMAVKRKLAKKYGQVILANSEILNEYKNRLLTGAARGSAALEKILRKRSVRTMSGIAPVAVLTKPYPCPGECAYCPSELNVPQSYLSNEPAVMRAIRCNYDPYKQVELRLRALEANGHEPTKIELIVIGGTWSVLPENYKYWYITRCFKAANEFGGSRKLKVKSQKFNSKFKIKIIKKLLFSEQKKNESARYKIIGITLETRPDYINDKELLEMRELGATRVELGVQAVDDKILKLNKRGHGVAEIAQATEFLKNYGFKVTYHIMPGLPGATAKKDLAMFKLLFSDQRFQPDQLKFYPTIVTRGSLLYKWWRAGKYKPYSDKVLQNLIVQCKKAVPPYVRIIRLIRDIPGESIMAGNLITNLRQVMKDRGVKCRCIRCREAREEKFSIFNFQFSKIIYQASNGIEYFIQATDKKDETLYGFCRLRLATRNPQPATHNPIKNAALIRELHVYGELVSMGRKKKVQHAGLGKLLMQEAEKIARRESYKKIAVIAGVGVRGYYRKLGYKLQSSYMVKNLV from the coding sequence ATGACAATCAAGGATAAACAAAAGAAAATTAAGGCTATTAGCGAATTATTAAGTAAAAAAATAAGCTCGCGCGCCGAGCTAATGGCGGTTAAAAGAAAGCTGGCCAAAAAGTACGGCCAGGTTATTTTAGCAAATTCGGAAATTTTAAATGAATATAAAAATCGCCTGCTAACCGGCGCGGCGCGGGGTTCGGCGGCTTTAGAAAAAATTTTACGAAAACGGTCGGTGCGCACTATGTCCGGCATAGCGCCCGTGGCCGTTTTAACCAAGCCTTATCCTTGCCCGGGCGAATGCGCTTATTGCCCTAGTGAATTAAACGTGCCGCAAAGCTATCTGTCCAACGAGCCGGCGGTCATGCGCGCCATTCGCTGTAATTACGATCCATATAAACAGGTAGAGTTGCGTCTGCGCGCCTTAGAAGCCAACGGCCATGAGCCCACGAAAATTGAATTGATTGTCATCGGCGGAACTTGGTCGGTTTTGCCGGAGAATTATAAATATTGGTATATAACGCGGTGCTTTAAGGCGGCGAATGAATTTGGGGGAAGTAGAAAGTTAAAGGTAAAAAGTCAAAAGTTCAATTCAAAATTCAAAATTAAAATTATAAAAAAATTATTATTCAGCGAGCAGAAAAAGAACGAAAGCGCTAGATATAAAATTATCGGCATAACGTTAGAAACCCGGCCGGATTATATTAACGATAAAGAACTTTTGGAAATGCGCGAATTAGGCGCGACGCGCGTGGAACTCGGCGTACAGGCGGTTGACGATAAAATTTTAAAATTAAACAAGCGCGGTCATGGCGTAGCGGAAATCGCCCAAGCCACCGAATTTTTAAAAAATTACGGTTTTAAGGTGACTTATCATATTATGCCCGGATTACCCGGCGCCACGGCCAAAAAAGATTTAGCTATGTTTAAGCTCTTGTTCAGCGATCAGCGATTTCAGCCCGACCAGTTAAAATTTTACCCGACTATCGTAACGCGCGGCAGTCTATTATATAAATGGTGGCGCGCGGGAAAATATAAGCCTTATTCCGATAAGGTTTTACAGAATTTAATCGTGCAATGCAAAAAAGCCGTGCCGCCGTACGTGCGCATTATCAGATTGATCCGCGATATTCCGGGCGAATCAATTATGGCCGGGAATTTAATAACCAATTTAAGACAGGTGATGAAAGACCGGGGCGTAAAATGCCGGTGCATTAGATGTAGAGAAGCCAGGGAAGAAAAATTTTCAATTTTCAATTTTCAATTTTCAAAAATAATATATCAGGCTTCTAACGGTATAGAATATTTTATCCAGGCAACTGATAAAAAAGATGAAACGCTTTATGGGTTTTGCCGGTTAAGGCTGGCAACCCGCAACCCGCAACCCGCAACTCATAACCCAATAAAAAATGCAGCCTTAATCCGCGAATTGCATGTTTATGGCGAGTTAGTATCTATGGGGCGGAAGAAAAAAGTCCAGCACGCGGGCTTAGGCAAGCTTTTAATGCAAGAAGCGGAAAAAATCGCGCGGAGAGAGAGCTATAAAAAAATCGCCGTGATCGCCGGCGTGGGCGTAAGGGGGTATTACCGTAAATTAGGCTATAAATTGCAGAGTAGTTATATGGTGAAGAATTTGGTATAA